The Colletes latitarsis isolate SP2378_abdomen chromosome 1, iyColLati1, whole genome shotgun sequence genome has a segment encoding these proteins:
- the Coq2 gene encoding ubiquinone biosynthesis protein COQ2, mitochondrial: MDKPIGSWLLFWPCGWSIAMATPPGAFPDIQLLLLFGMGAFIMRGAGCIINDMWDQDIDGMVARTKDRPLVTGEISPLQSLVFLGSQLTLGLLVLLQLNLYSIILGASSLVLVILYPIMKRVTYWPQLILGMTFNWGALLGWSAVQGSCDWSVCLPLYTAGICWTLLYDTIYAHQDKIDDIIIGIKSTALKFEDKTKMYLSGFSSTMIAGLITSGILTAQTWPYYGAVGLVGVHLANQIYSLNIDNPVDCAKKFMSNHRVGMILFAGIVLGNLVKNSVNEEDDNIKQELKIDSTSTKRNEH; the protein is encoded by the exons ATGGATAAACCAATAG GATCATGGTTATTGTTTTGGCCTTGTGGTTGGAGCATAGCCATGGCAACACCACCAGGTGCATTCCCAGATATCCAACTTTTGCTACTTTTTGGAATGGGTGCATTCATCATGCGTGGAGCAGGATGCATTATAAATGATATGTGGGATCAAGATATCGATGGGATG GTAGCCAGAACAAAAGATAGACCATTGGTTACGGGAGAAATTTCACCTCTACAATCACTTGTTTTCCTTGGAAGTCAATTAACTTTGGGACTGCTTGTGCTGTTACAACTAAATCTTTATAGTATTATATTGGGTGCAAGCTCGCTAG TTTTAGTGATACTTTACCCCATTATGAAAAGAGTAACATATTGGCCGCAATTGATACTAGGAATGACCTTCAATTGGGGCGCACTTTTGGGTTGGTCTGCTGTACAAGGATCATGCGACTGGTCCGTATGTCTACCTCTTTATACTGCTGGAATTTGTTGGACACTCTTGTATGACACTATATATGCACATCAG GACAAAATAGATGATATTATAATAGGTATAAAATCAACAGCTTTAAAGTTTGAAGATAAGACAAAAATGTATTTGTCTGGATTTAGTTCAACAATGATAGCAGGGTTAATTACGTCAGGTATATTAACTGCGCAAACTTGGCCGTATTACGGTGCAGTTGGATTGGTCGGTGTTCATCTTGCTAATCAG atcTACAGCTTGAACATCGATAATCCTGTAGACTGCGCAAAAAAGTTCATGTCTAATCACAGGGTAGGAATGATTCTATTTGCTGGAATTGTATTAGGAAATCTAGTAAAAAATTCTGTGAATGAAGAAGATGATAATATTAAACAAGAACTGAAGATAGACTCTACTTCCACCAAAAGAAATGAACATTAG